In the genome of Chiroxiphia lanceolata isolate bChiLan1 chromosome 29, bChiLan1.pri, whole genome shotgun sequence, one region contains:
- the LOC116799620 gene encoding LOW QUALITY PROTEIN: DDB1- and CUL4-associated factor 8-like (The sequence of the model RefSeq protein was modified relative to this genomic sequence to represent the inferred CDS: deleted 1 base in 1 codon) — translation MSDRGSGMDGRTDIANGSLSSSPEDMSAEDGRETSSGIEVEASDASLSLTGSASLSLTGSSEPAAPAGGTRGRPRGDTDSDSSGERDSDSMDDTGHYSVPEEEPAGGDGDEDEEEEEEEEEEEEERRRSRRRSPRKRPPRERDSSDEEQALEDWVASETWALPRPRWRAIPALRQRQLGSCARFVPEACGARLFVQRFRLQHGLEGHTGCVNTLHFNQRGTRLASGSDDLKVLVWDWLRRRPVLQFDSGHKSNVFQAKFLPNSGDSTLAMCARDGQVRVAELSATQCCRGTKRVAQHKGASHKLALEPDSPCTFLSAGEDAVVFTIDLRQDRPASKLVVTKEKEKKVGLYTIYVNPANTSHFAVGGRDQFVRIYDQRKIDENENNGVLKKFCPHHLVNSESKANITCLVYSHDGSELLASYNDEDIYLFDSGHSDGAQYSKRYKGHRNNATELPGTPRNSQRSQ, via the exons ATGTCGGACAGAGGGAGCGGCAtggacggacggacggacatCGCCAACG gCAGCCTGTCGAGCAGCCCCGAGGACATGTCGGCCGAGGATGGGCGCGAGACGTCGTCGGGGATCGAGGTGGAGGCGTCGGACGCGAGCCTGAGCCTGACGGGCTCGGCCAGCCTGAGCCTGACGGGCTCCTCGGAGCCGGCGGCGCCCGCGGGGGGGACGCGGGGCCGGCCCCGCGGGGACACCGACAGCGACAGCTCCGGGGAGCGCGACTCGGACAGCATGGACGACACCGGCCACTACTCCGTCCCCGAGGAGGAGCCG GCGGGGGGGGACGGCGacgaggacgaggaggaggaggaggaggaggaggaggaggaggaggagcggcgccgctcccgccggcgCTCGCCGCGCAAGCGGCCGCCCCGCGAGCGCGACTCGTCGGACGAGGAGCAGGCGCTGGAGGACTGGGTGGCCTCGGAGACGTGGGCGCTGCCGCGGCCGCGCTGGAGGGCGATCCCCGCCCTGCGCCAGCGCCAGCTCGGCTCCTGCGCCCGCTTCGTGCCCGAGGCGTGCGGGGCCCGGCTCTTCGTGCAGCGCTTCCGCCTCCAGCACGGCCTGGAGGGGCACACGGGCTGCGTCAACACCCTGCACTTCAACCAGCGCGGCACCCGCCTGGCCAGCGGCTCCGACGACCTCAAGGTGCTCGTCTGGGACTGGCTCCGGCGCAGGCCCGTCCTCCAGTTCGACAGCGGCCACAAGAGCAACGTCTtccag GCGAAATTCCTGCCCAACAGCGGGGACTCCACGCTGGCCATGTGTGCCCGGGACGGGCAGGTCCGAGTGGCCGAGCTCTCGGCCACCCAGTGCTGCCGGGGCACCAAGCGGGTGGCACAGCACAAGGGGGCATCACACAAG CTGGCCCTGGAGCCGGACTCCCCGTGCACGTTCCTGTCGGCGGGAGAAGACGCCGTCGTGTTCACCATCGACCTGCGGCAGGACCGGCCCGCGTC gaaGTTGGTGGTGAcgaaggagaaggagaagaaggttGGGCTCTACACCATCTACGTCAACCCCGCCAACACCTCCCACTTCGCCGTCGGCGGCAGAGACCAGTTCGTCAG GATTTACGACCAGCGGAAAATCGACGAGAACGAGAACAACGGAGTCCTGAAAAAGTTCTGCCCCCACCACCTG gtGAACAGCGAGTCCAAAGCCAACATCACGTGCCTGGTGTACAGCCACGACGGCTCCG agctgctggcgAGTTACAACGACGAGGACATTTACCTCTTCGACTCCGGGCACAGCGACGGCGCCCAGTACAGCAAACGCTACAAAGGGCACCGCAACAACGCCACGG AACTCCCAGGAACTCCCAGGAACTCCCAGcgctcccagtaa